CGGTGAAGAAGACCAACCGGGTGATCGTGGCGCACGAGGACTCGCTCTCGTGGGGCATTGGCTCCGAGATCGCGGCCCGCATCGCCGACGACCTGTTCCCCTGGCTGGACGCGCCGGTGAAGCGCGTGGCGTCGATGGACACGTGGGTGGCCTACGCGCCGCAGGTGGAGCGCGCCATCCTCCCCGAGCCCGAGGACGTGCTCGCCGCCATCGAAGAGATCAAGGCATACTGACCTGATCCGCTTCGCAGAAAGCCCCGCCCGGAAGCATCCGGGCGGGGCTTTTTTGCGTCCACATCCACCCTCGCATGGTGCCTGGCGTGCGAGGCCCGCCCCTTCCAAGCCATAGGCGTGACGGAGTTTACCCTGCACCTTGCGGGAACGATGGCGGTGAAGACAGGATGGCACTTCGTCCACTTGTCTCCCGCGAGAGCCTTCCGCGCGGTTCACATCAACGTTAACTTCGGATGCGCGAGATTGAGTTCTACAGCACCCGCTCCGGGAGGTCGCCCGTCGAGGATTTTCTCGCACAGCTGCCCGAAGGTGCGGTAGTGAAAATCCACGCGGCACTCGAGGCGCTCCGTAAGTTTGATCGGGTTTCGCCCACGCACCTGAAGAAGCTGCGCGGTACGAATGGGTTGTGGGAAATACGCGTCCAGCACACCGGAATCGCATACCGCCTGTTGAGCTTCTTCGAGGGTTCGCGGCTCATCGTCGTCCTCACCGCCTTTGTGAAAAAAACGGAACGGGTTCCGGTCCTGGAGATAGAACTCGCTCACCACCGCCAGCGCGACTACCTGAACAGGAAACGTCAGCATGGATGACCTTGATCGGAGCATCGCCCGGGCTGCGCTTCGCAATCCGGAATTTGCCGACCTCTACGACCGGGGCTACCAGGCGTTCCACATTGGCACCCAGCTCAAGCTGGCCCGCGAAGATGCCGGGCTCACGCAGGCACAGGTTGCCGAGCGGCTGAGAACTCACAAATCCGCGGTCAGCCGCATGGAAAACCAGTCGGAAGATATCCGCCTTTCCACCTTACAACGGTACGCTCAGGCGGTGGGCTGCATCCTCAAGCTGGAGTTGATGCCGGCTTCGGAGGGGACGGTCGCGCGAGCCATCCGGGGATATCAGGAGGAACTTGCGGCAGCCCCGGCCACGAGCGTCCGCGCGCGACGGGCCAAACCCGCAGCCCGGTACGCGGAACATGGCGACTAAGCTCGACAAGCCCATCAAGCGTGAGCTGGACATCGAGGGCATCACCTACACGGTGACGATCTCGCCCGACGGCGTACAGGTGGTGCAGAAGGGGAAGCGGAAGGGGCTCTCCGTGTCGTGGACCTCGTTCGTGAACGGCGATGCGGCGCTCGCGGCCGAACTGCGCGCCTCGCTGGAGGCCCTTCCGCAACGCTGATTGGGACCGTTCCTGAACAGCTACACAATTGCCGTTGTCCCGGTTGAGGGATGGCGGCTATTGTTCGTAGGTACCGCACCCACACCTCCTCGCGGTCCGACGCCCTTCCCAACTTCAGGAGCCTCCCCATGCCACTCGCCGGAAATGTGACCCCCGCACCCGCGGGTCTCCGCGGCTTCGACGCCAACACCCCCATCAGCGCTGCGGCGGCCCGGGCGTTCTGGGACGCCGGGTACCGCTTTGCGCTGCGCTACGTAGGACGCACGCAGATGGCCTCGCACGACCTGACGACGGCCGAAGCGGAGATCCTGCTGAACCAGGGCTTCGGGCTCATGCCCGTGCAGCACGTGCTGGACCCGGGGTGGCAGCCCACTACGGCCCTTGGCCAGGAGTACGGGGCCAACGCCGCCACGTTCTCGCAGCAGATCGGTTTTCCGCCCGGCGTCAACGTGTGGTGCGACCTGGAATCCGTCTCCCACGAGGCCAGCGCCGCCGACGTGATCGGCTACTGCAACGCCTGGTACACGGCCGTCGCGAACGCCGGGTACGTCCCCGGCCTGTACGTGGGCTACGAGCCCGGCCTTACGGGGCAGCAGCTGTACGGCTCGCTGAAGTTCTCCCGCTACTGGGCGGCGTACAACGTGGACGGGGTTTCCAATCCCAAGCCCCGGAGCTGGCAGCTGGTGCAGATGGAGGGCAGTGGCACCGTCGGCGGGCTGAGCACCGAGGTGTACGACGCCGACGAGACGCGGACGGACGGCGAGGGCAGCACCCCGGTGTGGCTGCAGCGCTGACATCTTCCCCCTGCCAGCTCTCTCGGCACGTTGGTAGAAATACGAAGCGGCGGCACCCTGGCGGTGCCGCCGGTTCGTCGTTCGGGCTGGAGAGCCTCCCAACTGCGGGAGGCTTCAACTGCACGCACACCCGAGCTGCGGAAGCGCCATCGAACTCTCCCTCTCCGCATGCGCAGCATGCGGAGAGGGGCCGGGGGAGGGGCATGCCGATCCGTCAGCGCTGCGTGGGCGGGCGGAGCGTGGCGGGGAGGACGATGCGGCGCTTCGGGAGAACCCACAAGAGCGCGCCGCCGGCGTAGACCTCGCGCGCCACGCCGGCCAGCGGAGGAACCACCAGCAGGAGCAGGTAGCCCGCGGCGAACGCGACTTCCTTGCGGCGGTTGCGGCGGATCCCCTGCTCGGATTGGCGTCGCTCCATCAGCCCCGTGATGTCGCCGCGGCGCTCACTGACCTCCGCCAGGCCCGCGGCGGCGGTGGATTCCATCCAGGCGACTCCCAGCCGCGCCCCCGAGCGGATGAGCCGGTTCAGCAGCGCCACGAAGCCGGCGATAGCCAGCACGGGGAGGACGATTCTCAGGAATTCGTTCATCCGCACAGTCTGGCCGTCCGCCGCCCGTTTCGCAATCCAGGCGCGCGGACGCCTTCGTGGTTACGACGCGCGGCCGATGTCCAGCACCTCGGTGATCACGGAGCGAATCCCCCAGTCCTCCGCCTCGGCACAGCTGCTGAACCACAGGTCGATCTTGTTGCCCCGCACCGCGCCGCCCGTGTCCATAATGACGAAGACGCCGATCAGGCGCCCGTCGGTGTGCGACACGCGTACGACGGAGCCCAACGGCAGCACGTTGGGATCGCCCGCCGCGATGCCGTCGCGCACGCGCACGCCCGTCCGCGTGGTGCCGCGCAGGCAGTACGCGGTGGAGCGCATCTCCACGCGCCGCTCCACGTCCACCGAGCGCGATTCCGCACGCGGCAGGTCCATCCGTTCCGGCGTGTTCGTGCGGCTGGCGGAGGGTACCACGGCCACCGCGCGTGCCACGGCTGAATCGGCCGCCGCTCGCGTGGTGCGGGTGGCGCCAGTGTCCCGGGCCTGCGCATCGGCGGCGGGGGCCAAGGCGAGCAGCAGGGCGGCGGCGATCAGGAAACGAGTCATGCGAAACCTCCAGGGGGGTCAGTCGACGGCGACCACCGGGTGCTCGCCGCGGAACAGCGCCGACGAGCGGTAGCGTGCCATCCCGTGGTGCACCAGCAGCTTGATGAGCACGGCGAGCGGAACGGCGATCAGCAGTCCCAGGAATCCAAGGAAGAAGCCGAACACCGACAGCGCCAGGATCACCCACACGGGGTGCAATCCCACCGATTCGCCGACGATCTTGGGGCCGAGCACGGCGCTGTCCAGCACCTGCACCACGGCGAACACGATGCCGATCTTCCCCAAGCTCCACAGGATGTCGTTGGAGAAGATGGCGATGATCAGCGCCGGAATCAGGCTGGCGACGAGCCCCATGTACGGCACCACGTTGAACACGCCGGCCACCACGCCCAGCAGCAGCGCGTACGGAAAGCCCAGCAGCATGAAGCCCAGCCAGGTGAGCACGCCCACCGCCGCCGCGGCGATCAGCTGCCCGCGCATGTAGCTGGCGAGCAGCCGGTCGTACTCGGTTGTGAACGATACCACGCGCTCGCGGTACGTCGTGGGGATCAGGTCGCGGAGCCGCGCGACGATCGTGGGCCAGTCGCGCAGCAGGTAGAAGGTGAGGATCGGGGTCAGGAACACGTAGCCCAGCAGCGTGAGCACCGTCCCCAGCCCGCGTCCCAGCCCAAGCACGCCGCGCCAGATTCCGTTCGCCAGCACGGTCTGCCGCTGCTGCATCCACGCCATTACCGCTTCCGGCTGGATGGACTTCATCCGCTCCAGCAGCATCTGCTCATCCAGCCCCGGCAGGTCGCGGCTGGCCAGCGTGGCCTGCCACTGCTCCAGCCGCAGCGTCGCCGTCTGGATCAGCTGCGGCGTCCCGCGGATGAACTCCGCGATTTGCGCGCTCAGCGCCGGGATGCCCAGGAAGAAGACCAGGAAGATGATGACGAGCGCGGGCAGCGCGAGGAGCATCGTGGCGGTGTTGCGCGAGATCCTGCGCCGCTCCAGCCGCGCCACCAGCGGGTGCTGCAGGTACGCCAGCACCACCGCCAGCACGAACGGCGCAAGAAGGAACCCCGTCGTGTGAAGGATCCACATCATCGTCAGCCCCACCGCCGCGCTGACGATCAGCAGGTGGTGCCGCGTTCCCGAGTACGGCTGCATCAGGAACAGCAGCAGCAGGAACAGGATGAACGGGTTGAGGATGCTCTGCACGCTGTAGAGAAAGAACCCCACCACCAGCAGCACGATCACCCAATGGAACGCACGCCAATTGAAGCTGTCGGATGGATTGTCGATCATCGATTCTGAAGGCACGGAAACGTGATGGCGGGCTGGTACAGTAGCACCCGAGGGGCGCACAGGCCAGAGCGGAGGGCTCGCCGGATTGGCGCGCATCGTGCACAAGCACATCCGTTCCAAGCACTTAGGGGCTTACAGCGGAGGGATACGAAGATGGGTCTACTGGGAATGCTGCGGCCGACGCGCCGCGACGCCAAGACGATGATGCTCATGGGCGCGGCCAACTGGGCGGCGCGGCGCTACGGCGGGCGCAGCACGGGCACCAGCCGCGCGCTGAGCCACGCCACCTGGGCCCTGCCGCTCGGGATGATGGTCGCCGACCACCTGCGCAACCGCCGCGCCCGCTGACGAGCCGCCGACGCACGCACGAAAGGCCGCCCCGCGAGAGGCGGCCTTCTTGTACTGAGGAGGTATCGCATGGCCTGCGCCGTCTAAACTATCGCGGTGCTATGTAGAGAGCGGCCAATTCTCTC
This window of the Longimicrobium sp. genome carries:
- a CDS encoding type II toxin-antitoxin system RelE/ParE family toxin; the encoded protein is MREIEFYSTRSGRSPVEDFLAQLPEGAVVKIHAALEALRKFDRVSPTHLKKLRGTNGLWEIRVQHTGIAYRLLSFFEGSRLIVVLTAFVKKTERVPVLEIELAHHRQRDYLNRKRQHG
- a CDS encoding glycoside hydrolase domain-containing protein → MPLAGNVTPAPAGLRGFDANTPISAAAARAFWDAGYRFALRYVGRTQMASHDLTTAEAEILLNQGFGLMPVQHVLDPGWQPTTALGQEYGANAATFSQQIGFPPGVNVWCDLESVSHEASAADVIGYCNAWYTAVANAGYVPGLYVGYEPGLTGQQLYGSLKFSRYWAAYNVDGVSNPKPRSWQLVQMEGSGTVGGLSTEVYDADETRTDGEGSTPVWLQR
- a CDS encoding 3D domain-containing protein, whose translation is MTRFLIAAALLLALAPAADAQARDTGATRTTRAAADSAVARAVAVVPSASRTNTPERMDLPRAESRSVDVERRVEMRSTAYCLRGTTRTGVRVRDGIAAGDPNVLPLGSVVRVSHTDGRLIGVFVIMDTGGAVRGNKIDLWFSSCAEAEDWGIRSVITEVLDIGRAS
- a CDS encoding AI-2E family transporter gives rise to the protein MIDNPSDSFNWRAFHWVIVLLVVGFFLYSVQSILNPFILFLLLLFLMQPYSGTRHHLLIVSAAVGLTMMWILHTTGFLLAPFVLAVVLAYLQHPLVARLERRRISRNTATMLLALPALVIIFLVFFLGIPALSAQIAEFIRGTPQLIQTATLRLEQWQATLASRDLPGLDEQMLLERMKSIQPEAVMAWMQQRQTVLANGIWRGVLGLGRGLGTVLTLLGYVFLTPILTFYLLRDWPTIVARLRDLIPTTYRERVVSFTTEYDRLLASYMRGQLIAAAAVGVLTWLGFMLLGFPYALLLGVVAGVFNVVPYMGLVASLIPALIIAIFSNDILWSLGKIGIVFAVVQVLDSAVLGPKIVGESVGLHPVWVILALSVFGFFLGFLGLLIAVPLAVLIKLLVHHGMARYRSSALFRGEHPVVAVD
- a CDS encoding helix-turn-helix transcriptional regulator, producing MDDLDRSIARAALRNPEFADLYDRGYQAFHIGTQLKLAREDAGLTQAQVAERLRTHKSAVSRMENQSEDIRLSTLQRYAQAVGCILKLELMPASEGTVARAIRGYQEELAAAPATSVRARRAKPAARYAEHGD